A region of Vitis riparia cultivar Riparia Gloire de Montpellier isolate 1030 chromosome 1, EGFV_Vit.rip_1.0, whole genome shotgun sequence DNA encodes the following proteins:
- the LOC117922197 gene encoding beta-glucosidase 40 — translation MAFGRFICLFTVAAVLMSLRPCLSENITRGSFPKEFVFGTASSAFQYEGAVKEDERGLSVWDNFSHTAGKILDFSNADVAVDHYHLYPDDVQLMKNMGMDAYRFSISWSRIFPDGTGKINQAGVDHYNRLINALIAEGIEPYVTLYHWDLPQALQDKYNGWLDPQIIKDFALYAETCFQQFGDRVKHWITFNEPHTFTVQGYDVGLHAPGQCSILLRLFCRAGNSATEPYIVAHHVLLSHATVADIYRKKYKAKQQGSLGVAFDVIWFEPKTNSTEDIEATQRAQDFQLGWFIDPLMFGDYPKSMKYRVGSRLPNFTRDESALLKGSLDFVGINHYTTFYAENNATNLIGFLLDDSLADSGAITLPFSKDGQPIGDRANSIWLYIVPRGMRSLMNYIKQKYGNPPVIITENGMDDGNNPLTPIKDALKDEKRIKYHDDYLQSLLASIKEDGCNVKGYFVWSLLDNWEWGAGFTSRFGLFFVDYKDKLKRYPKNSVQWFKNFLTSP, via the exons ATGGCGTTCGGGAGATTCATCTGTTTGTTCACAGTTGCGGCCGTTCTGATGTCGCTTCGGCCATGCCTATCGGAAAATATCACCAGAGGAAGCTTCCCGAAGGAGTTCGTCTTCGGGACTGCCTCTTCTGCTTTCCAG TATGAAGGAGCCGTGAAAGAGGATGAAAGGGGGCTGTCCGTGTGGGACAATTTTTCTCATACAGCTg GCAAGATACTAGACTTCAGTAATGCAGATGTAGCTGTGGACCATTACCACCTATACCCT GATGATGTACAACTCATGAAGAACATGGGAATGGATGCCTACAGATTTTCCATATCCTGGTCCCGGATTTTCCCTG ATGGAACCGGGAAAATAAATCAGGCAGGAGTCGACCATTACAATAGGCTCATCAATGCCTTAATAGCAGAAG GGATTGAACCATATGTGACACTGTACCATTGGGACCTCCCTCAAGCTTTGCAAGACAAATACAATGGATGGCTGGACCCCCAGATCAT AAAGGACTTTGCCCTCTACGCTGAGACATGCTTTCAGCAGTTTGGTGACAGGGTGAAGCACTGGATCACATTCAATGAACCACACACCTTCACAGTCCAAGGCTATGATGTAGGGCTGCACGCACCAGGCCAGTGTTCCATCCTCCTCCGCCTCTTCTGCAGGGCTGGAAACTCTGCAACTGAGCCTTACATAGTTGCACACCATGTCCTCCTCTCTCATGCAACTGTGGCAGATATATACCGAAAAAAGTACAAG GCTAAGCAGCAGGGATCACTTGGTGTGGCATTTGATGTTATATGGTTCGAACCAAAGACGAACTCTACAGAGGACATTGAAGCAACTCAAAGAGCTCAGGATTTTCAGCTGGGCTG GTTCATCGACCCTCTGATGTTTGGGGATTATCCAAAGTCCATGAAATATAGAGTAGGAAGCCGGTTGCCAAACTTTACTAGAGATGAGTCTGCTCTCCTTAAAGGGTCTTTGGATTTTGTTGGCATAAACCACTACACAACATTTTATGCAGAAAACAATGCAACCAACTTGATTGGGTTTCTACTCGACGATTCCCTGGCAGACAGCGGGGCCATTACCCTTC CTTTCAGCAAAGATGGACAACCTATAGGAGACAGG GCAAATTCCATCTGGTTGTATATAGTACCTCGTGGGATGAGAAGCTTAATGAATTACATCAAGCAAAAGTATGGGAATCCTCCTGTCATTATCACTGAAAATG GGATGGATGATGGAAACAATCCATTGACTCCTATTAAAGATGCTTTGAAGGATGAGAAAAGGATCAAATACCACGATGACTACCTCCAGAGTTTGCTGGCTTCCATTAA AGAGGACGGGTGCAATGTAAAAGGGTATTTTGTATGGTCTCTGTTAGATAATTGGGAGTGGGGAGCTGGATTTACTTCGAGGTTTGGTCTCTTCTTTGTGGATTATAAAGACAAGCTCAAGAGATACCCCAAGAATTCTGTGCAATGGTTCAAGAACTTCTTGACTTCTCCctaa
- the LOC117922109 gene encoding beta-glucosidase 40-like yields MAFGRFIGLFTVAVILVSLRQCLSENITRGSFPKGFVFGTASSAFQYEGAVKEDGRGLTVWDNFSHTAGKILDSSNADVAVDHYHRYPDDIQLMKNMGMDAYRFSISWSRIFPDGTGKMNQAGVDHYNRLINALIAKGIEPYVTLYHWDLPQTLEDKYNGWLDPQIIKDFALYAETCFQQFGDRVKHWITFNEPHTFTVQGYDEGLQAPGRCSIPLFLFCRAGNSATEPYIVAHHVLLSHATVADIYHKKYKAKQQGSLGVAFDVIWFEPKTNSTEDIEATQRAQDFQLGWFIDPLMYGDYPKSLKDGVGSRLPNFTRDESALLKGSLDFVGINHYTTFYAEYDANNLTGTLLNDSLADSRAITLPFSKDGQPIGDRANSIWLYIVPRGMRSLMNYIKQKYGNPPIIITENGMDDANNPFIPIKDALKDEKRIKYHNDYLQSLLASIKEDGCNVKGYFVWSLLDNWEWGAGFTSRFGLFFVDYKDKLKRYPKNSVEWFKNFLNSP; encoded by the exons ATGGCGTTCGGAAGATTCATCGGTTTGTTCACGGTTGCGGTGATTCTGGTGTCGCTTCGGCAATGCCTATCGGAAAATATCACCAGAGGAAGCTTTCCGAAGGGGTTCGTCTTCGGGACTGCCTCTTCTGCTTTCCAG TATGAAGGAGCCGTGAAAGAGGATGGAAGGGGGCTGACCGTGTGGGACAATTTTTCTCATACAGCTg GCAAAATACTTGATTCCAGTAATGCAGATGTAGCTGTGGACCATTACCACCGATACCCT GATGATATACAACTCATGAAGAACATGGGAATGGATGCCTACAGATTTTCCATATCCTGGTCCCGGATTTTCCCTG ATGGAACCGGGAAAATGAATCAGGCAGGAGTCGACCATTACAATAGGCTCATCAATGCCTTAATAGCAAAAG GGATTGAACCATATGTGACACTGTACCATTGGGACCTCCCTCAAACTTTGGAAGACAAATACAATGGATGGCTGGACCCCCAGATCAT AAAGGACTTTGCCCTCTACGCAGAGACGTGCTTTCAGCAGTTTGGTGACAGGGTGAAGCACTGGATCACATTCAATGAGCCACACACCTTCACAGTCCAAGGCTATGATGAAGGGCTGCAGGCACCGGGTAGGTGCTCCATCCCCCTATTCTTGTTCTGCAGGGCTGGAAACTCTGCAACTGAACCTTACATAGTTGCCCACCATGTCCTCCTCTCTCATGCAACTGTGGCTGATATATACCATAAAAAGTACAAG GCTAAGCAGCAGGGATCACTTGGTGTGGCATTTGATGTTATATGGTTCGAACCAAAGACGAACTCTACAGAGGACATTGAAGCAACTCAAAGAGCTCAGGATTTTCAGCTGGGCTG GTTTATTGACCCTCTGATGTATGGGGATTATCCAAAGTCCCTGAAAGATGGAGTAGGAAGCCGGTTGCCAAACTTTACCAGAGATGAGTCTGCTCTCCTTAAAGGGTCTTTGGATTTTGTTGGCATAAACCACTACACAACATTTTATGCAGAATACGATGCAAACAACTTGACTGGGACTCTACTCAATGATTCCCTGGCAGACAGCAGGGCCATTACCCTTC CTTTCAGCAAAGATGGACAACCTATAGGAGACAGG GCAAATTCTATCTGGCTGTATATAGTACCTCGTGGGATGAGAAGCTTAATGAATTACATCAAGCAAAAGTATGGGAATCCTCCTATCATCATCACTGAAAATG GAATGGATGATGCAAACAATCCATTTATCCCTATTAAAGATGCTTTGAAGGATGAGAAAAGGATCAAATACCACAATGACTACCTTCAGAGTTTGCTGGCTTCCATTAA AGAGGATGGATGCAATGTGAAAGGGTATTTTGTATGGTCTCTGTTAGATAATTGGGAGTGGGGAGCTGGATTTACTTCAAGGTTTGGTCTCTTCTTTGTGGATTATAAGGACAAGCTCAAGAGATACCCCAAGAATTCTGTTGAATGGTTTAAGAACTTCTTGAATTCTCcctaa
- the LOC117925973 gene encoding COBW domain-containing protein 1 isoform X1, producing the protein MEEEDEDPPLAVEINKSTPPQSQNDDVSVGVTVITGYLGAGKSTLVNFILNSQHGKRIAVILNEFGEEIGVERAMINEGDNGALVEEWVELANGCICCTVKHSLVQALEQLVQRKERLDHILLETTGLANPAPLASVLWLDDQLESSVRLDSIITVVDAKNLRFQLNSHHGSSSFPEAFLQIAFADVVILNKVDLVSPEESGGVLEELEKEIHNINSLANIIHSVRCQVDLSKILDCWAYDATHATHLEALLEENQSLSSKDLHDSNVRTLCISEPLPVDLDKVRLWLEEILWDKKYSMDVYRCKGVLCVLDSDELHTLQAVREIYEIVPTHKWKNEENQMNKIVFIGHNLNEDALTNSFRSCMSITS; encoded by the exons ATGGAGGAGGAAGATGAAGATCCACCGCTGGCAGTTGAAATCAACAAATCAACACCCCCACAATCCCAAAACGACGACGTTTCAGTGGGCGTAACCGTCATCACAGGCTATCTTGGCGCCGGCAAATCCACT cttgttaattttattttgaattcacAACACGGAAAGAGGATTGCTGTTATATTGAATGAGTTTGGTGAAGAGATTGGAGTAGAAAGGGCAATGATAAATGAAGGGGACAATGGAGCACTTGTGGAAGAGTGGGTTGAGCTTGCAAATGGGTGCATCTGTTGCACTGTCAAGCATAGTCTGGTTCAAGCTCTGGAGCAACTTGTGCAGAGGAAGGAAAG GCTTGATCATATTTTACTAGAGACCACTGGGTTAGCAAACCCTGCTCCTCTTGCATCTGTTCTTTGGTTGGATGATCAGTTGGAATCTTCAGTCAGGCTTGATTCTATTATTACT GTTGTGGATGCAAAAAACCTCCGTTTTCAGCTGAATTCACATCATGGTTCATCTTCATTTCCCGAAGCTTTTCTTCAAATAGCGTTTGCG GATGTTGTAATTCTTAACAAGGTTGATTTGGTTTCTCCAGAGGAATCTGGAGGTGTTCTGGAGGAACTGGAGAAGGAGATACATAACATTAACTCCCTTGCAAACATCATACATTCTGTTCGGTGTCAAGTTGACTTGTCTAAGATATTGGACTGCTGGGCCTATGATGCTACA CATGCCACACATTTAGAAGCAttattagaagaaaatcaatctCTATCAAGCAAGGACCTTCATGATAGTAATGTTCGAACTTTATGCATCAGTGAGCCACTGCCTGTTGATCTTGACAAG GTTCGTTTGTGGCTTGAGGAGATTCTTTGGGATAAGAAGTATAGCATGGATGTCTACCGTTGCAAAGGGGTTTTATGTGTTCTAGACTCAGATGAACTACATACATTGCAg GCTGTGAGGGAGATATATGAGATTGTTCCAACTCATAAATGGAAAAACGAAGAAAATCAGATGAACAAGATTGTTTTTATAG GTCATAATCTGAACGAGGATGCTCTTACAAATTCCTTCAGATCTTGCATGTCGATAACCAGTTAG
- the LOC117925973 gene encoding COBW domain-containing protein 1 isoform X2, with protein MEEEDEDPPLAVEINKSTPPQSQNDDVSVGVTVITGYLGAGKSTLVNFILNSQHGKRIAVILNEFGEEIGVERAMINEGDNGALVEEWVELANGCICCTVKHSLVQALEQLVQRKERLDHILLETTGLANPAPLASVLWLDDQLESSVRLDSIITVVDAKNLRFQLNSHHGSSSFPEAFLQIAFARNLEVFWRNWRRRYITLTPLQTSYILFGVKLTCLRYWTAGPMMLQLVIYIFIYRPHATHLEALLEENQSLSSKDLHDSNVRTLCISEPLPVDLDKVRLWLEEILWDKKYSMDVYRCKGVLCVLDSDELHTLQAVREIYEIVPTHKWKNEENQMNKIVFIGHNLNEDALTNSFRSCMSITS; from the exons ATGGAGGAGGAAGATGAAGATCCACCGCTGGCAGTTGAAATCAACAAATCAACACCCCCACAATCCCAAAACGACGACGTTTCAGTGGGCGTAACCGTCATCACAGGCTATCTTGGCGCCGGCAAATCCACT cttgttaattttattttgaattcacAACACGGAAAGAGGATTGCTGTTATATTGAATGAGTTTGGTGAAGAGATTGGAGTAGAAAGGGCAATGATAAATGAAGGGGACAATGGAGCACTTGTGGAAGAGTGGGTTGAGCTTGCAAATGGGTGCATCTGTTGCACTGTCAAGCATAGTCTGGTTCAAGCTCTGGAGCAACTTGTGCAGAGGAAGGAAAG GCTTGATCATATTTTACTAGAGACCACTGGGTTAGCAAACCCTGCTCCTCTTGCATCTGTTCTTTGGTTGGATGATCAGTTGGAATCTTCAGTCAGGCTTGATTCTATTATTACT GTTGTGGATGCAAAAAACCTCCGTTTTCAGCTGAATTCACATCATGGTTCATCTTCATTTCCCGAAGCTTTTCTTCAAATAGCGTTTGCG AGGAATCTGGAGGTGTTCTGGAGGAACTGGAGAAGGAGATACATAACATTAACTCCCTTGCAAACATCATACATTCTGTTCGGTGTCAAGTTGACTTGTCTAAGATATTGGACTGCTGGGCCTATGATGCTACAGTTAGTCATATATATCTTCATTTACCGTCCA CATGCCACACATTTAGAAGCAttattagaagaaaatcaatctCTATCAAGCAAGGACCTTCATGATAGTAATGTTCGAACTTTATGCATCAGTGAGCCACTGCCTGTTGATCTTGACAAG GTTCGTTTGTGGCTTGAGGAGATTCTTTGGGATAAGAAGTATAGCATGGATGTCTACCGTTGCAAAGGGGTTTTATGTGTTCTAGACTCAGATGAACTACATACATTGCAg GCTGTGAGGGAGATATATGAGATTGTTCCAACTCATAAATGGAAAAACGAAGAAAATCAGATGAACAAGATTGTTTTTATAG GTCATAATCTGAACGAGGATGCTCTTACAAATTCCTTCAGATCTTGCATGTCGATAACCAGTTAG
- the LOC117925973 gene encoding COBW domain-containing protein 1 isoform X3, producing MEEEDEDPPLAVEINKSTPPQSQNDDVSVGVTVITGYLGAGKSTLVNFILNSQHGKRIAVILNEFGEEIGVERAMINEGDNGALVEEWVELANGCICCTVKHSLVQALEQLVQRKERLDHILLETTGLANPAPLASVLWLDDQLESSVRLDSIITVVDAKNLRFQLNSHHGSSSFPEAFLQIAFADVVILNKVDLVSPEESGGVLEELEKEIHNINSLANIIHSVRCQVDLSKILDCWAYDATHATHLEALLEENQSLSSKDLHDSNVRTLCISEPLPVDLDKVRLWLEEILWDKKYSMDVYRCKGVLCVLDSDELHTLQVII from the exons ATGGAGGAGGAAGATGAAGATCCACCGCTGGCAGTTGAAATCAACAAATCAACACCCCCACAATCCCAAAACGACGACGTTTCAGTGGGCGTAACCGTCATCACAGGCTATCTTGGCGCCGGCAAATCCACT cttgttaattttattttgaattcacAACACGGAAAGAGGATTGCTGTTATATTGAATGAGTTTGGTGAAGAGATTGGAGTAGAAAGGGCAATGATAAATGAAGGGGACAATGGAGCACTTGTGGAAGAGTGGGTTGAGCTTGCAAATGGGTGCATCTGTTGCACTGTCAAGCATAGTCTGGTTCAAGCTCTGGAGCAACTTGTGCAGAGGAAGGAAAG GCTTGATCATATTTTACTAGAGACCACTGGGTTAGCAAACCCTGCTCCTCTTGCATCTGTTCTTTGGTTGGATGATCAGTTGGAATCTTCAGTCAGGCTTGATTCTATTATTACT GTTGTGGATGCAAAAAACCTCCGTTTTCAGCTGAATTCACATCATGGTTCATCTTCATTTCCCGAAGCTTTTCTTCAAATAGCGTTTGCG GATGTTGTAATTCTTAACAAGGTTGATTTGGTTTCTCCAGAGGAATCTGGAGGTGTTCTGGAGGAACTGGAGAAGGAGATACATAACATTAACTCCCTTGCAAACATCATACATTCTGTTCGGTGTCAAGTTGACTTGTCTAAGATATTGGACTGCTGGGCCTATGATGCTACA CATGCCACACATTTAGAAGCAttattagaagaaaatcaatctCTATCAAGCAAGGACCTTCATGATAGTAATGTTCGAACTTTATGCATCAGTGAGCCACTGCCTGTTGATCTTGACAAG GTTCGTTTGTGGCTTGAGGAGATTCTTTGGGATAAGAAGTATAGCATGGATGTCTACCGTTGCAAAGGGGTTTTATGTGTTCTAGACTCAGATGAACTACATACATTGCAg GTCATAATCTGA
- the LOC117920302 gene encoding protein KTI12 homolog: MALVVICGQPCSGKSTAAVCLDGALKDSESKLTVRVIDEASFHLDRNQCYANMTEEKMLRGVLRSEVDRSVSKDSIIIVDSLNSIKGYRYELWCLARAAGIRYCVLFCDVEESHCRTWNEQRSKNGEVSYDDKIFEDLVRRFEKPDRRNRWDSPLFELWPFRDGIEKSSAAILDAVSYLTKKADSKTRDIKILQPTIATQSARFSEANSLYEMDRATQEIINAIVEAQSQASGGPVNGISLGQGLAPINISKSVGLPELRRLRRTFIKLTGQSSLSGPPPPSDSDSAKRMFVDYLNRELGSA; this comes from the coding sequence ATGGCACTGGTTGTGATTTGTGGGCAACCCTGCAGTGGGAAGTCAACTGCTGCAGTCTGCCTAGATGGAGCTCTAAAAGACTCGGAATCCAAACTGACAGTCAGGGTAATTGATGAAGCCTCCTTTCATCTTGATCGCAATCAATGCTACGCTAATATGACTGAAGAAAAAATGTTGAGAGGAGTGCTCAGATCTGAAGTTGATAGATCTGTGTCAAAAGACAGTATTATCATAGTGGATTCCTTGAACAGCATCAAGGGTTACAGATATGAGCTGTGGTGTTTGGCTCGTGCTGCAGGTATAAGATATTGCGTGCTGTTTTGTGATGTAGAGGAATCCCATTGTAGAACATGGAATGAACAACGCAGCAAGAATGGAGAAGTTTCATATgatgataaaatatttgaagatttgGTAAGAAGGTTTGAGAAACCAGATAGAAGAAACCGATGGGATTCCCCCTTGTTTGAACTATGGCCATTTAGAGATGGGATAGAGAAATCCTCTGCTGCCATTTTAGATGCTGTTTCATACTTGACAAAAAAAGCCGACTCGAAAACACGAGACATCAAAATTCTGCAGCCTACAATAGCAACACAAAGTGCCCGGTTCTCAGAGGCCAATTCGCTCTATGAGATGGACAGGGCGACACAGGAGATCATCAATGCTATTGTGGAAGCACAATCCCAGGCGAGTGGAGGGCCTGTAAATGGCATCTCTCTGGGCCAGGGATTAGCACCTATCAATATCTCAAAATCAGTTGGACTGCCAGAGCTACGAAGGCTGCGACGAACATTCATAAAACTGACTGGACAGTCGAGCTTAAGCGGGCCACCCCCACCATCTGATTCAGACAGTGCAAAGAGAATGTTTGTGGATTACTTGAACAGAGAATTAGGAAGTGCTTAA
- the LOC117918702 gene encoding probable methyltransferase PMT5 isoform X1 gives MRSSWINKLSVILGPRPPVSWLLLCLISVLALIAVLGSSSSNSFESVTSIPVPDIYTNYRRLKEQAAIDYLELRTLSLGVSRQRELGLCGKEQENYVPCYNVSANLLAGFKDGEEFDRHCELSRDGQRCLVRPPKDYKIPLRWPAGRDVIWSGNVKITKDQFLSSGSMTKRLMLLEENQIAFHSEDGLNFDGVKEYSRQIAEMIGLGSDSEFLQAGVRTVLDIGCGFGSFAAHLVSLKLMAVCIAEYEATGSQVQLALERGLPAMIGNFISRQLPYPSLSFDMVHCAQCGIIWDKRDGMFLIEVDRVLKPGGYFVLTSPTSKPRGSSSSTKKGSMLTPIEELTQRICWSLLAQQDETLIWQKTMDVHCYTSRKQGAVPLCKEEHDTQSYYQPLIPCISGTTSKRWIPIQNRSSGSHLSSVELEVHGVHPDDYFEDSEFWRSSLRNYWSLLTPLIFSDHPKRPGDEDPLPPFNMIRNVMDMNARYGGLNAAFLEAKRSVWVMNVVPTRTQNTLPLILYQGFAGVLHDWCEPFPTYPRTYDMLHANGLLSHLTSEGCNIMNLLLEMDRILRPEGWIVLSDNMVAIEKARALATQIRWEARVIDLQKGTDQRLLVCQKPFLKK, from the exons ATGAGAAGCTCTTGGATCAATAAATTATCTGTCATTCTTGGTCCTAGACCGCCGGTCAGCTGGTTACTATTGTGCCTCATTAGCGTCCTTGCACTAATAGCAGTCTTAGGTTCATCTTCTTCAAATAGCTTTGAGTCTGTGACATCCATTCCGGTACCTGACATCTATACAAACTATAGACGGCTAAAGGAGCAAGCGGCAATTGATTATTTGGAGTTGAGGACTCTGTCTTTGGGAGTCAGTCGGCAAAGGGAGCTTGGTCTTTGTGgcaaagaacaagaaaattatGTACCATGCTACAATGTTTCTGCAAATTTGTTAGCTGGGTTTAAGGATGGAGAGGAGTTTGATCGCCACTGTGAACTGTCACGAGATGGACAGCGGTGTTTGGTTCGTCCGCCCAAGGACTATAAGATCCCTTTGAGGTGGCCAGCTGGTAGAGATGTAATATGGAGTGGGAATGTAAAAATAACCAAAGATCAGTTTCTTTCTTCTGGAAGCATGACGAAAAG GTTGATGTTGCTTGAAGAGAATCAAATTGCTTTCCACTCTGAGGATGGATTGAACTTTGATGGCGTCAAAGAATATTCTCGCCAAATTGCGGAAATGATAGGGTTGGGAAGTGACTCTGAATTTCTTCAAGCTGGT GTACGGACTGTACTAGATATTGGCTGCGGGTTTGGCAGCTTTGCAGCTCATTTAGTCTCGCTAAAGTTAATGGCTGTTTGTATTGCGGAGTATGAGGCAACTGGAAGCCAAGTTCAATTGGCCCTTGAGAGAGGCCTTCCAGCAATGATTGGCAATTTCATTTCGAGACAACTTCCTTATCCATCATTGTCTTTTGACATGGTTCATTGTGCTCAGTGTGGTATCATTTGGGACAAGAGAG ATGGGATGTTCCTCATAGAAGTGGACCGGGTGCTCAAGCCTGGCGGTTACTTTGTTCTAACCTCGCCCACAAGCAAGCCACGTGGAAGTTCATCAAGTACAAAGAAGGGAAGTATGTTAACACCTATTGAAGAACTCACCCAAAGAATCTGTTGGAGTCTTCTAGCTCAGCAAGATGAGACTTTAATTTGGCAGAAAACTATGGATGTTCATTGCTATACATCTCG CAAGCAGGGTGCTGTACCACTTTGTAAAGAAGAGCATGACACTCAATCATATTATCAGCCCCTCATACCATGTATCAGTGGGACCACCAGCAAACGCTGGATTCCTATTCAGAACAGGTCCTCTGGTTCCCATTTGAGCTCAGTTGAGCTTGAAGTCCATG GAGTTCATCCTGACGATTACTTTGAAGACTCAGAGTTTTGGAGATCCTCTTTAAGAAACTATTGGTCTTTGCTTACACCTTTAATTTTCTCAGACCATCCAAAGAGGCCAGGGGATGAAGATCCATTACCTCCATTTAATATGATCAGGAATGTGATGGACATGAATGCTCGTTATGGTGGTTTAAATGCTGCATTTCTGGAAGCAAAAAGATCAGTATGGGTTATGAATGTTGTGCCTACCAGGACCCAAAACACCCTTCCTTTAATTCTTTATCAAGGTTTTGCTGGTGTTTTGCATGACTG GTGTGAACCCTTCCCTACGTACCCTCGAACATATGACATGCTTCATGCAAATGGGCTTCTCTCTCACCTCACTTCAGAGGGGTGCAACATAATgaatttattgttggaaatggATCGAATTCTCCGCCCTGAG GGATGGATTGTTCTTTCTGATAACATGGTAGCTATAGAGAAGGCACGTGCGCTTGCTACACAGATCCGCTGGGAAGCAAGGGTAATTGATCTCCAGAAAGGCACTGACCAGCGGCTACTTGTTTGCCAAAAGCCATTCTTGAAAAAATGA
- the LOC117918702 gene encoding probable methyltransferase PMT5 isoform X2, protein MRSSWINKLSVILGPRPPVSWLLLCLISVLALIAVLGSSSSNSFESVTSIPVPDIYTNYRRLKEQAAIDYLELRTLSLGVSRQRELGLCGKEQENYVPCYNVSANLLAGFKDGEEFDRHCELSRDGQRCLVRPPKDYKIPLRWPAGRDVIWSGNVKITKDQFLSSGSMTKRLMLLEENQIAFHSEDGLNFDGVKEYSRQIAEMIGLGSDSEFLQAGVRTVLDIGCGFGSFAAHLVSLKLMAVCIAEYEATGSQVQLALERGLPAMIGNFISRQLPYPSLSFDMVHCAQCGIIWDKRDGMFLIEVDRVLKPGGYFVLTSPTSKPRGSSSSTKKGSMLTPIEELTQRICWSLLAQQDETLIWQKTMDVHCYTSRKQGAVPLCKEEHDTQSYYQPLIPCISGTTSKRWIPIQNRSSGSHLSSVELEVHGKSSS, encoded by the exons ATGAGAAGCTCTTGGATCAATAAATTATCTGTCATTCTTGGTCCTAGACCGCCGGTCAGCTGGTTACTATTGTGCCTCATTAGCGTCCTTGCACTAATAGCAGTCTTAGGTTCATCTTCTTCAAATAGCTTTGAGTCTGTGACATCCATTCCGGTACCTGACATCTATACAAACTATAGACGGCTAAAGGAGCAAGCGGCAATTGATTATTTGGAGTTGAGGACTCTGTCTTTGGGAGTCAGTCGGCAAAGGGAGCTTGGTCTTTGTGgcaaagaacaagaaaattatGTACCATGCTACAATGTTTCTGCAAATTTGTTAGCTGGGTTTAAGGATGGAGAGGAGTTTGATCGCCACTGTGAACTGTCACGAGATGGACAGCGGTGTTTGGTTCGTCCGCCCAAGGACTATAAGATCCCTTTGAGGTGGCCAGCTGGTAGAGATGTAATATGGAGTGGGAATGTAAAAATAACCAAAGATCAGTTTCTTTCTTCTGGAAGCATGACGAAAAG GTTGATGTTGCTTGAAGAGAATCAAATTGCTTTCCACTCTGAGGATGGATTGAACTTTGATGGCGTCAAAGAATATTCTCGCCAAATTGCGGAAATGATAGGGTTGGGAAGTGACTCTGAATTTCTTCAAGCTGGT GTACGGACTGTACTAGATATTGGCTGCGGGTTTGGCAGCTTTGCAGCTCATTTAGTCTCGCTAAAGTTAATGGCTGTTTGTATTGCGGAGTATGAGGCAACTGGAAGCCAAGTTCAATTGGCCCTTGAGAGAGGCCTTCCAGCAATGATTGGCAATTTCATTTCGAGACAACTTCCTTATCCATCATTGTCTTTTGACATGGTTCATTGTGCTCAGTGTGGTATCATTTGGGACAAGAGAG ATGGGATGTTCCTCATAGAAGTGGACCGGGTGCTCAAGCCTGGCGGTTACTTTGTTCTAACCTCGCCCACAAGCAAGCCACGTGGAAGTTCATCAAGTACAAAGAAGGGAAGTATGTTAACACCTATTGAAGAACTCACCCAAAGAATCTGTTGGAGTCTTCTAGCTCAGCAAGATGAGACTTTAATTTGGCAGAAAACTATGGATGTTCATTGCTATACATCTCG CAAGCAGGGTGCTGTACCACTTTGTAAAGAAGAGCATGACACTCAATCATATTATCAGCCCCTCATACCATGTATCAGTGGGACCACCAGCAAACGCTGGATTCCTATTCAGAACAGGTCCTCTGGTTCCCATTTGAGCTCAGTTGAGCTTGAAGTCCATGGAAA GAGTTCATCCTGA